From the genome of Desulfovibrio sp. JY:
CCGTTAGCCTTGGCCGTTTCCGCAAGCCGCGCGGCCACGGCGGCAATAGCGTCGTCCACGGCCGCTGTCGCGCCGTCGATTTTCGCTTCGCGCGGCCGCTCGGGGCTCGACTCGAAGCCGTGGGAGAACCGGCCCCGGTCGCAGATGAAAAAGCCGTTTACCGCCTCGTTTTCCCGGGCTTCGATCCGGGCCACGGCCCGGTAGCGCGACAGGGCCACGGTGTTGCAGCCAAGCGAACAATGCGGACACACCGAGGGCGCGCGTTCACAGTCCCAACGCCGCGACGTGAAGCGCGCGGTCTTGTCGGTCAGTGTCCCGGTGGGGCAGATGTCGGCCAGGTTGCCGGCAAAGGGGCTTGTAAGCGCGCCGTTTTCGAACCGCCCGAAATAGACCCGGTTGGCGTTTTGCATGGGGCCGAAATCGCGGTAGCCGCAGTAGTCCTGGTAGAACCGTACGCAACGGTAGCAGTGGATGCAGCGGTTCATCTCGTGCTGGATGAACGGCCCCAGGTCCTGGTCCAGGTAGGTGCGCTTGGTCCCCGGCCAGCGGCGCAGGCTGTGGCCGCCGGAGATCGTCTCGTCCTGGAGCAGGCAATGGCCGCCCTCGTCGCACACCGGGCAGTCGTGGGGATGGTTGGCCATGAGCAGTTCGATGATACGCCGGCGAAAGGCCATGGCCTCGGGGTGGAACGTCTCCACCACCATGCCGTCGGCGGCCGGGGTCATGCAGCTCATTTCCAGCCCCTTGACCGGGCCGCCGGTGAACATCACCGCGCACATGCGGCAGGCCCCGGCCGCGCCCAGGGCCGGATGCCAGCAAAAGCGGGGGATGACGATGCCGAGCGCCTCGGCCGCCTCGATGACCATTTTCCCCTTGGCGACCGTGACGGGGCGTCCGTCGATAATCAGATCGGGCATTGGTCCTCCGGACAGGGAGTCGGGCCGAAAGCAATGGGGCGCGTGCCGCAGGCCTTGCCGTGCAGGGCTGGCGGCGGGTTGCCGAAGGGGCATTTGTGCTGGTGCAGGTGCTCGCGCACTTCCGCCTCGAAATGGGTCAAAAGGCTCAGGATCGGTTCGGCGGCCCCGGGCGCGAAGGCGCAGTAGGCCGACTGCATGACCTTGGCCATGTCGCGGATCATGCCGATGTGCTCTTCCCGGCCCTCGCCGGATTCGATGAGCCGCAGCAGATGGCGCACGTAGGGCAGGCCCTCGCGGCACGGCGTGCACCAGCCGCAGGACTCGCGGGTGAAAAATTCGATCAGGTTCAGCGTGGCCCCGACCAGACAGGTGTTCTGGTCGAAGACCATGATGGAAGCCGTGCCCAGGCGCTGGCCGGCTTTTTTCATGGAGTCGAAGTCCATGGGCAGGTCGAGCAGCCTTTCGGGCATGAAGGGGGTCGAGGCCCCGCCCGGAATGACGGCCTTGATGGTCCGCCCGGGCGGCATGCCGCCGGCGTGCTCGAAGAGGATCTCCCGCAAGGGGATGCCCATGGGCAGCTCGTAGCAATCCGGCTTGGCGATGCGGCCGGACACGCTGAAAAGCTTGGTGCCGGCGCTTCCCGGCGTGCGGGCCAGGGACTTGAACCAGTCCGCGCCGTTGCGCACAATCCCCGGCAGGTTGGCCAGGGTTTCCAGGTTGTTGACGATGGTCGGGCAGTCCCAGAGTCCTTTGACGCTGGTGCGCGGTCCGCCTTTTCTCGGATTGGGGCGCAGGCCGGAGATGGCCTTGATCTGGGCCGAGGCCTCGCCGCAGATGTAGCGGCCGGCGCTTCGGTGCACGTGGATGTCGAAGGAAAAATCCGTGCCCAGGATGTTTTTGCCGAGGAGTCCCTTTTCCCGGGCGACCTGGGTTTCGCGCTCCAGCAGCACCGCGTCGGATTCGTAGGAGGGCCGGATGAAGCAGACGCCGAGCGTCGCCGAGACGGCATAGGCGCACAGGAGGATGCCCTCGATGACAAGGTGCGGGTCCACGTTGACCAGCACGCGGTCTTTGAAGGTGCCGGGCTCCATCTCGTCGGTGTTGACCACCACGTAGCGCGGCCCGACGTAGCCGGCCGGGATGCCCTGCCATTTGCGCCCGGCCGGAAACCCCGCCCCGCCCCGGCCGCGCAAATCCGAGGCCAGGACGATGTCCAGCACTTCCTCCGGCGTGCGCTTGCCGATGGTGGCGTAAAGCGCCTCGTAGCCGCCGCCGGCCCGGTATTCGTCGAAGGTGGCCGGCCGGCCGAGGTGGCGGTTTTTGAAAAGCACCTGCGGCGCGTCTACTTGCATCGAACCGGCTCCTCGGTGGTCTCGCGCAGTTCCCTAAGGACCGCATCAATGCGCTCGGGGGTGAGCTTGTTGTAGAAGCGGCCGTTGATGAGCATCGTCGGCGCGTTGTGGCAGTTGCCGATGCAGGCCGAAGGCAGCACCGTGAACAGGCCGTCGTCGGTGGTGCCGCCGGGCGGTACGCCGAGCGTGCGGCACAGATAGTCGAAGATGGAATCCTGGTGGAACATCCAGCACACCACCGAGTCGCACACGTGGATGACGTAATGCCCCACCGGCCGGCGGTAGAGGTAGTCGTAAAAGGTGGCCAGGGACTCCAGCTCCAGCGTGGTCATGCCAAGCAGCGTCGAGGCGTAATGCATGGCCTCGTCGCACAAATAGCCGTAGTGGCGCTGCAAGGCGTACATCACGTCCACCGCCGCCTCGCGGGGATGCTCCGCCTGGGCGATCATGCGCTTGAGGTCGCTTACGAGTGCATCAGGCAATGCCATGGCGAGTGCCTCCGGCGGCCGGAAGGGGCTCTGCCCCTTCCGGACTTCCCTGCCAGGGGCGCTGCCCCTGGACCCCGCCGAGGGGCTGTGGCGGACGCGAAGGCGTATTCTTCAAATATGCGCCGCGCGCGGCCGTCACAGCCCCTCGCCGGCCAACCAACCCATATTTTTCCAATATTTTCATATCACTATCACTATGTCTCATCTGTCGATGTCCGGCAAAATATAATCGTACGACGCGAGCACGGACACGAAGTCGGCCACCCGCAGTCCCTCGGCCAGAAGCGGCAGGGCCTGGATGTTGGCGAAGCCCGGGGTGCGCACCCGCATGCGGTAGGCGTGGCAGCCGCCGTCGGAGACGACGTAATAGCCCTGCTCGCCGCGCGGGGCTTCGGTCGCGGCGTAGGCCTGCCCGGCCGGGAGCCTGGGGCCGCGCGTGACGTTGACGAAATGGTGGATCAGGCTTTCGATGTCGGTGAGCGCCTCGCGCTTCTGGGGCAGGCTGTAGCGGGCGTCTTCGGCCAGCCAGCGGCCGCCCGGCATGTTATCCGCCGCCTGCTTGATGATGCGCAGGCTTTCGAGCATCTCGTCCATGCGCACGAGATAGCGGGCGAAGCAGTCGCCGGCGTCGCGGGTCGGCACGTCGAAATCGAAATCGGCATAGGCGCCGTAGGGCATCTTCTTGCGCCGGTCCCAGGCGACCCCCGTAGCCCGCAGGTTGGGGCCGGTCACGCCCCAGTCGATGGCCTCGGCGGCGGTGATGGTCCCCACGCCTCGGCAGCGGGCCTTGACGATGGGGTTCTTGGTCACCCCGGCGTGGTATTCCCGCACCCGGCCCGGAAAGATCTTGATGAAGGCGTCGACCTGCTCCTTCCAGCCCTCGGGCAGATCGGCCGCCATGCCGCCGATGCGCAGCCACGACGGATGGAGCCGGCCGCCGGTGATGGTCTCGATGATGTCGAGGACCATCTCGCGTTCCCGCAGGGCGTAGAAAATCGGGCTCATCATGCCGAGATCCTGCAGGAACGTGCCGAAATACATGAGGTGGTTGGAGATGCGGAAAAGCTCCGACAGCATGACCCGGGCATAGGCGGCGCGCGGCGGCACCTCGATGCCGGCCAGCGTCTCCACGGCCGTGACGTAGGACAGGTTGTTGGCCACGCCCGAAAGGTAGTCCACCCGGTCGGTGTAGGGGATGAACTGGTGCCAGGTCTGGCGCTCGCCGATTTTTTCCACGCCCCGGTGGTGGTAGCCGATGTCCATGCCGAGGGCCTTGATCCGCTCGCCGCGCATGGCCAGGACGTAGCGGAAGATGCCGTGGGTGGCGTAGTGGTGCGGCCCGAAATTGAGCAGGTAGTCCCCGGCGTCGGCACGGGCCCCAAGGATTTCCCGGGCGTCCACGGGCTCCAGGCGGCGGCAGTCGTCCTCGGTGAAGGGCGGCATGTTGGTGGCCCGGCCTTCGTAGTCCTTGCGCAGGGGATGGCCGACCCAGTCGCGATGGGTGAGCAGCCGTCTGGGGTCGGGGTGCCCGGTAAAGCGCAGGCCGAACATCTCGGCCGCTTCGCGTTCGTACCAGGAAGCGCTCGGCCACACGTCGGTCGCCGTGGCGATGGCGCTGTCGCGGGTGGGGAGCGCGCAGGTCAGGCGCACCATGCCCGGGGTGGACAGCGAGGTGAGCGTGTAGACCACGCTGGCCTCGTGGCCGGGTGGCGTGCGGCGCATGGTCTCGTCGACGGCGGTCAGGTCCTCCAGGCGCTCGAAGCGGGTGGGCGCTTGCGTCTTGAGATGGGTCAGCACTGCGGTGATGCGCTCCGGGGCCACGGCATAGGTCGGCATGTCCGGGGTGTCGGGGACGGGCGTTACGGCGTCGCCGAACGCGGCGGCAAGGTTGGACGCCACGGCCTGCTGGTCGTCGCGAAGGGACAGGCGCGGCGCGGGCGGGGTCCACATGCCGTCCGCCCGGGAGCCGTAGAAGCGGGGTTCGGTCGCGGCCGTGCCCCGGACGGGGATGCCGGCGTAGCCGGGGCCGCGCGTGTCGCGGCATTTGCTCACCCCGTCCACGAGGTGGTCGCGCCGGCCGCCTTCGCTGCCGCCCGGCAGGTGCAGCACGGGGCGTGTGGGTTTTTCGCCGGCCGCGATTTTTTTC
Proteins encoded in this window:
- a CDS encoding SLBB domain-containing protein produces the protein MQVDAPQVLFKNRHLGRPATFDEYRAGGGYEALYATIGKRTPEEVLDIVLASDLRGRGGAGFPAGRKWQGIPAGYVGPRYVVVNTDEMEPGTFKDRVLVNVDPHLVIEGILLCAYAVSATLGVCFIRPSYESDAVLLERETQVAREKGLLGKNILGTDFSFDIHVHRSAGRYICGEASAQIKAISGLRPNPRKGGPRTSVKGLWDCPTIVNNLETLANLPGIVRNGADWFKSLARTPGSAGTKLFSVSGRIAKPDCYELPMGIPLREILFEHAGGMPPGRTIKAVIPGGASTPFMPERLLDLPMDFDSMKKAGQRLGTASIMVFDQNTCLVGATLNLIEFFTRESCGWCTPCREGLPYVRHLLRLIESGEGREEHIGMIRDMAKVMQSAYCAFAPGAAEPILSLLTHFEAEVREHLHQHKCPFGNPPPALHGKACGTRPIAFGPTPCPEDQCPI
- the nuoE gene encoding NADH-quinone oxidoreductase subunit NuoE, with the protein product MALPDALVSDLKRMIAQAEHPREAAVDVMYALQRHYGYLCDEAMHYASTLLGMTTLELESLATFYDYLYRRPVGHYVIHVCDSVVCWMFHQDSIFDYLCRTLGVPPGGTTDDGLFTVLPSACIGNCHNAPTMLINGRFYNKLTPERIDAVLRELRETTEEPVRCK
- a CDS encoding NADH-quinone oxidoreductase subunit B/C/D, whose amino-acid sequence is MTGPLDAIFSPTDYIINWARKNSLWPFFFGLSCCFVEEATAWGPRYDIARYGSEVFRGSPRQADVLIVSGTMFKKIAPVALRLYEQMSDPKWVISMGSCSNSGGMYDVYSVVQGSDQILPVDVYIPGCPPRPEALFDGLLLLQKKIAAGEKPTRPVLHLPGGSEGGRRDHLVDGVSKCRDTRGPGYAGIPVRGTAATEPRFYGSRADGMWTPPAPRLSLRDDQQAVASNLAAAFGDAVTPVPDTPDMPTYAVAPERITAVLTHLKTQAPTRFERLEDLTAVDETMRRTPPGHEASVVYTLTSLSTPGMVRLTCALPTRDSAIATATDVWPSASWYEREAAEMFGLRFTGHPDPRRLLTHRDWVGHPLRKDYEGRATNMPPFTEDDCRRLEPVDAREILGARADAGDYLLNFGPHHYATHGIFRYVLAMRGERIKALGMDIGYHHRGVEKIGERQTWHQFIPYTDRVDYLSGVANNLSYVTAVETLAGIEVPPRAAYARVMLSELFRISNHLMYFGTFLQDLGMMSPIFYALREREMVLDIIETITGGRLHPSWLRIGGMAADLPEGWKEQVDAFIKIFPGRVREYHAGVTKNPIVKARCRGVGTITAAEAIDWGVTGPNLRATGVAWDRRKKMPYGAYADFDFDVPTRDAGDCFARYLVRMDEMLESLRIIKQAADNMPGGRWLAEDARYSLPQKREALTDIESLIHHFVNVTRGPRLPAGQAYAATEAPRGEQGYYVVSDGGCHAYRMRVRTPGFANIQALPLLAEGLRVADFVSVLASYDYILPDIDR